From the genome of Anopheles moucheti chromosome 3, idAnoMoucSN_F20_07, whole genome shotgun sequence, one region includes:
- the LOC128304941 gene encoding dynein light chain Tctex-type 5-like yields MKSVNKTKESEKGKRSKKIGFVDPQADSDGQDVKSTEKTYRKSTYPRESMAAMARKSSVLILSRLMGPAMTSSRADRNLYDRTSMYAVPRFQNTYRLESKNPFHREVMQSMMDHFLKSYLDEHKYVPKRAKRLAENLSEELRNQFKLCQFERYRIVALVTVGDKQMQDFRCVARALWDPDKDDCLTSTYEAPSFYVVASVWVVYFE; encoded by the exons ATGAAAAGTGTTAACAAAACGAAG GAAAGCGAAAAGGGAAAGCGATCGAAAAAGATCGGTTTCGTAGATCCTCAAGCAGATTCGGACGGGCAGGATGTGAAAAGTACCGAAAAAACCTAT AGAAAATCAACCTATCCCCGGGAAAGTATGGCTGCAATGGCG CGTAAATCATCCGTTCTGATACTTTCCCGATTGATGGGACCAGCCATGACTTCCTCCCGGGCAGACAGAAACCTTTACGATCGAACCAGTATG TACGCAGTGCCTCGTTTCCAAAACACCTACCGCTTGGAGTCCAAAAATCCGTTCCACCGTGAAGTGATGCAGTCCatgatggatcattttttaaaGTCTTATCTCGACGAGCACAAGTATGTGCCTAAGCGAGCGAAACGGTTGGCGGAAAATTTAAGCGAAGAGTtaagaaatcaatttaaacTGTGCCAGTTTGAACGGTACCGGATAGTGGCACTTGTTACGGTGGGCGATAAGCAAATGCAAGACTTTCGGTGCGTGGCTCGAGCCCTTTGGGACCCGGACAAGGATGACTGTTTAACCAGCACCTACGAAGCACCATCCTTCTACGTGGTCGCTAGCGTTTGGGTTGTTTATTTCGAGTGA
- the LOC128304188 gene encoding uncharacterized protein LOC128304188, with the protein MEYASFVRDLQNESYNSTACPPDTQYEKEFEEQMQALVINFDVDDPSMEQHQCSITSTPLQSESSLHWKTLTKAKCTTIFDETEQIEVPKKKKALEMVQKSSEDHEFQRSFDSGEGISLRFDSFSSSDDIPDLVTWNELTADSSTSNSTHAGEGHVQRHAHSSLPFEAIQGEDSLLEPSADISPNDRTKFATKLCTPAKRTYDEANS; encoded by the exons ATGGAGTACGCCAGCTTTGTGAGGGACCTGCAGAATGAATCTTACAACAGTACCGCCTGTCCTCCAGACACGCAATACGAAAAGGAATTTGAAGAGCAAATGCAAGCCCTGGTTATTAACTTTGATGTCGACGATCCAAGCATGGAACAGCACCAGTGCTCCATTACAAGCACACCACTGCAATCCGAAAGTAGTTTGCATTGGAAAACCCTAACAAAAGCAAAGTGTACTACAATATTCGACGAAACAGAGCAAATAGAAGtaccgaaaaagaaaaaggcttTGGAAATGGTACAAAAAAGTAGCGAAGATCATGAGTTCCAGCGCTCGTTTGACTCGGGCGAAGGTATTTCGCTGCGTTTTGATTCGTTTAGCTCCAGCGATGATATTCCGGATTTAGTGACATGGAATGAATTAACAGCTGATTCTTCAACATCCAACAGTACCCACGCCGGGGAAGGCCACGTTCAACGTCACGCGCATTCATCTTTACCGTTTGAAGCCATCCAAGGAGAAG ACTCGTTGCTTGAACCGTCCGCTGATATTTCGCCGAACGATAGAACGAAGTTTGCAACCAAATTATGTACTCCAGCGAAGCGAACGTACGATGAAGCTAATAGTTAG
- the LOC128302788 gene encoding rubber oxygenase-like has product MVATDNSRTGELSEVRYLEALEEGANISVDYGDIELPEWYDDAKIKRAQEFFKRNLYAMFVAKLCGLLAIVTVPSILRILVHTNQSSEPRTAYRRYIATVMHTLEWYYEDMVPTSRAWKSIAFVRKTHAGVSKQAATVRPGMIISQRDMAITQFGFIGYAIVSYRKLGIQFDSKDMDAFVHFWRVIGHMMGIEDRFNACTDRFETTEQRMSLIANRILQPTLLNHTAEFVKMGKALIEGLWCFNPFIEYDRFLFLTMRFNNIPGYHYWDDEAIADASECKRKVSHYEHFSRYARFLLYCVCYIHSVLLNIALFRWYFNSQIVLSRFLITYFPFLAFYQFGVADSYVRILK; this is encoded by the exons ATGGTTGCAACGGACAATTCACGAACGG GGGAACTCTCGGAAGTGCGCTACTTGGAAGCACTCGAGGAAGGAGCCAACATTTCGGTGGACTACGGTGACATCGAACTGCCCGAGTGGTACGACGATGCGAAGATTAAAAG AGCGCAGGAATTTTTCAAGCGCAACTTGTACGCCATGTTTGTCGCGAAGCTGTGCGGACTGCTTGCCATCGTCACGGTGCCATCGATTTTGCGCATATTGGTCCACACGAATCAATCATCCGAACCGCGAACTGCTTATCGGCGTTATATCGCAACCGTGATGCATACACTGGAATGGTACTACGAGGACATGGTACCCACCTCGAG AGCATGGAAATCGATCGCATTCGTAAGAAAAACGCATGCCGGTGTAAGCAAACAAGCCGCAACCGTTCGACCAGGAATGATCATTTCTCAGCGCGATATGGCGATCACACAGTTTGGTTTCATTGG CTATGCTATTGTTAGCTATCGCAAGCTTGGCATACAGTTCGATTCGAAGGATATGGACGCTTTCGTACACTTTTGGCGCGTTATTGGACACATGATGGGCATCGAAGACAG ATTTAATGCCTGTACGGATCGATTCGAAACGACCGAGCAGCGGATGTCACTGATAGCGAATAGAATATTGCAACCGACACTACTAAACCACACGGCCGAGTTTGTTAAGATGGGCAAAGCGCTCATCGAAGGTTTGTGGTGTTTCAACCCCTTCATCGAGTACGACAGATTCCTGTTTCTGACTATGCGGTTTAACAACATACCCGGTTACCACTACTGGGACGATGAGGCAATAGCGGATGCAAGCGAATGCAAACGAAAGGTGTCACATTACGAACATTTTTCTCGCTATGCCCGGTTTCTGCTGTATTGTGTGTGCTACATCCATTCGGTACTGCTAAACATTGCCCTGTTCCGATGGTACTTTAACTCACAGATAGTTTTGTCCCGGTTCTTGATCACGTACTTCCCGTTCCTTGCCTTCTATCAGTTTGGTGTGGCAGATTCGTACGTTCGAATTTTAAAGTAA